One window from the genome of [Clostridium] celerecrescens 18A encodes:
- a CDS encoding GNAT family N-acetyltransferase produces the protein MIIVDFAREHIRKANALALACYKEELSQVPALPYVDAFPDLTCFADNGMGVAAFEDDEMIGFLCGIKPFDNAFHSTDVKGVFSPMWANAATLKNRANIYAAMYQDAARKWVRAGAVSHGICLYAHDEISQNQFFKYGFGLRCIDSIRPMEPFDCRTCEEYEFIELQPSEYALAYPLELMLNKHFNNSPTFMNRVQEPLDAFCETCINNHERCFVSLYQGKICAYLKISESGETFITEHPNYRHINSAFCLKEHRGKGLYQSLLDEVIKTLKAEGYTHLGVDFESINPSAYSFWSKYFTAYTHGVVRRIDERILSENHHLN, from the coding sequence ATGATTATAGTTGATTTTGCCAGGGAGCATATCAGAAAGGCAAACGCACTGGCACTGGCCTGCTACAAAGAAGAACTTTCTCAGGTGCCAGCTCTGCCATATGTTGATGCCTTCCCTGATTTGACCTGCTTTGCCGATAACGGTATGGGTGTTGCAGCATTTGAAGATGATGAAATGATTGGATTTTTATGCGGCATCAAGCCTTTTGACAATGCGTTTCACTCTACTGACGTTAAGGGTGTGTTTTCACCCATGTGGGCCAATGCGGCAACCCTTAAGAACAGAGCAAATATTTATGCGGCCATGTATCAGGATGCTGCCCGCAAATGGGTGCGTGCAGGCGCAGTCAGTCATGGTATTTGCTTATATGCACATGACGAAATTTCTCAAAACCAGTTTTTTAAATATGGTTTTGGTCTTCGCTGCATTGATTCAATCCGCCCTATGGAGCCATTTGATTGCAGGACTTGTGAAGAATACGAGTTCATAGAACTTCAACCAAGCGAGTACGCTTTGGCATATCCGCTTGAACTCATGTTAAACAAACATTTTAACAATAGTCCAACTTTCATGAACCGTGTACAGGAACCATTGGATGCCTTTTGTGAAACGTGTATAAATAATCATGAACGGTGTTTTGTGTCTCTATACCAGGGTAAAATATGCGCTTATTTAAAAATTTCAGAATCTGGCGAAACCTTTATAACTGAACATCCGAATTACCGCCATATTAACAGTGCGTTCTGTCTTAAAGAGCATCGAGGCAAAGGATTATATCAAAGCCTGCTGGATGAGGTGATAAAAACCTTGAAGGCAGAGGGTTACACCCACCTGGGTGTAGACTTTGAGAGCATCAATCCATCGGCATATAGTTTCTGGTCAAAATATTTTACAGCTTATACCCATGGCGTTGTGCGTCGTATTGATGAAAGGATCTTGTCAGAGAATCATCACTTAAATTAA
- a CDS encoding glycoside hydrolase family 23, whose translation MSKIQTKNTLFPKIKGQYQLHLKQLEKKKLHFKVRLILTVILPVFIFVVFIKAANTFIRIKIRNLFSKPVHKCIPEKQEMPVPIQGEPVKKETIQPQRVSDEP comes from the coding sequence TTGAGTAAAATTCAGACAAAGAATACATTATTTCCGAAGATAAAAGGGCAATATCAGTTACATTTGAAACAATTAGAGAAAAAAAAGTTACATTTCAAGGTAAGGTTGATTTTAACCGTCATCCTGCCCGTTTTTATTTTTGTGGTTTTTATCAAAGCAGCAAATACCTTTATCAGGATCAAAATACGAAATCTTTTTTCCAAGCCGGTTCATAAGTGTATACCAGAAAAACAGGAAATGCCGGTCCCCATCCAGGGAGAGCCGGTTAAAAAGGAAACGATTCAACCACAGCGGGTTTCCGATGAGCCCTAA
- a CDS encoding DUF4364 family protein — MLSEPMTLYKLMILYMLKQVNFPLTSAQLSNFFLEHEYTTYFTLNQALNELLEARLLHVETNHNSSRYEITREGEETLSFFGSKISPAIINDMDEYLKENKFRLRNEVGVTADFYKSTSHDYIVHCQVREGKNCLINLELSVPDKDQAEIMCDHWKSKSQEIYAFAMKALMSGS, encoded by the coding sequence ATGCTGTCAGAACCTATGACCCTGTACAAACTAATGATTTTATACATGCTTAAACAGGTTAATTTCCCCCTGACAAGCGCACAACTGTCAAACTTTTTTCTGGAGCATGAATATACCACATATTTTACGCTCAATCAGGCATTGAATGAACTGCTGGAGGCCAGACTGCTTCATGTGGAAACCAACCATAACAGCAGCCGGTACGAAATCACCAGGGAAGGGGAAGAAACCCTTTCCTTTTTCGGCAGCAAGATTTCACCGGCTATCATCAATGATATGGATGAATATTTAAAAGAGAACAAGTTCCGTCTCCGCAACGAGGTGGGTGTAACCGCTGATTTCTATAAATCCACCAGCCATGACTACATCGTCCACTGTCAGGTCCGGGAAGGAAAAAACTGCCTGATAAATCTGGAACTGTCTGTCCCGGATAAGGACCAGGCGGAAATCATGTGTGACCACTGGAAATCTAAGAGTCAGGAAATATATGCATTTGCCATGAAAGCACTGATGAGCGGCTCTTAA
- a CDS encoding NAD(P)-dependent malic enzyme, whose product MTTNEKALLLHEEWKGKLEITSKAKVKSREDLALAYTPGVAEPCKVIAGDPEAAYLYTIKSNTIAVVSDGSAVLGLGNIGPLAAMPVMEGKAVLFKEFGGINAIPICLDTQDTEEIIKTVVNIAPAFGGINLEDISAPRCFEIEERLKELLDIPVFHDDQHGTAIVVLAGIINALKVTGKKKEECKIVVNGAGSAGIAITKLLLSYGFLHITMCDRAGILVKGMEGLNWMQEKMMDVTNLEGTHGSLADAMKGSDIFVGVSAPGIVTEEMVASMNPDAILFAMANPVPEIMPDLAKAAGAKVVGTGRSDFPNQVNNVVVFPGIFKGALEGRATAITEDMKLAAATAIAGLVAPSELNENNILPEAFDPRVASVVSQAVKEYIRQ is encoded by the coding sequence ATGACAACCAACGAAAAAGCTTTATTGCTTCATGAAGAATGGAAAGGAAAACTGGAAATCACTTCCAAAGCAAAGGTAAAAAGCCGGGAGGATCTGGCCCTTGCCTACACCCCAGGCGTAGCGGAACCCTGCAAAGTCATTGCAGGGGATCCTGAGGCTGCCTACCTATACACAATCAAATCAAACACCATTGCAGTCGTTTCAGATGGAAGTGCTGTTCTTGGACTTGGCAACATCGGACCTCTGGCCGCCATGCCTGTTATGGAAGGAAAAGCGGTGCTTTTTAAGGAGTTTGGAGGAATTAATGCCATCCCGATCTGTCTGGATACCCAGGACACCGAAGAGATCATTAAGACCGTAGTGAATATTGCGCCTGCTTTTGGCGGAATCAATCTGGAGGATATCTCCGCTCCCCGCTGTTTTGAAATCGAAGAACGGCTAAAAGAGCTTCTTGACATCCCCGTATTCCATGATGACCAGCACGGAACGGCGATCGTCGTTCTTGCCGGCATTATAAACGCCTTAAAAGTGACAGGGAAGAAAAAAGAGGAATGCAAAATAGTTGTAAACGGTGCAGGCTCCGCCGGAATTGCCATTACAAAACTTCTTCTCTCCTATGGCTTTCTTCATATCACCATGTGTGACCGTGCGGGAATCCTGGTAAAGGGCATGGAGGGCTTGAACTGGATGCAGGAAAAGATGATGGATGTGACGAATCTGGAAGGAACCCATGGTTCCTTGGCAGATGCCATGAAAGGCAGTGATATTTTCGTAGGAGTATCCGCCCCTGGAATCGTTACGGAAGAAATGGTCGCTTCCATGAATCCGGACGCCATTCTGTTTGCCATGGCAAACCCGGTTCCTGAGATCATGCCTGACCTCGCCAAAGCAGCCGGCGCAAAAGTAGTTGGAACCGGAAGGTCTGACTTCCCCAACCAGGTCAATAATGTAGTTGTGTTCCCCGGTATCTTTAAAGGTGCATTGGAGGGAAGGGCAACCGCTATTACGGAAGATATGAAGCTTGCAGCCGCAACTGCTATCGCCGGTCTTGTAGCGCCTTCAGAACTGAACGAAAATAATATCCTGCCTGAGGCCTTTGACCCCCGTGTTGCATCTGTGGTAAGCCAGGCGGTCAAAGAGTATATCCGGCAGTAA
- a CDS encoding DUF5717 family protein: protein MRERINRLAKGIIDSEIPKIKVTPWEIDDVVRSGGATRRELVVTSENNLHIKGLAYSSNFRVRLISGAFGGTYNHLVYEINSSYLEDGDVIKGSFYLVTNGGEREVPYSFCVELSTSGKALSDLKTAEDFADTAKKDMDTALRLFEYRDFATAPFMQELHVRAIYDGLKGRPDRRKELEEFLTALKVKKPVQLWTETEERRFGELEEVVMDWVIIKRSDWGYVNLEVTTDCDFIELPRKSIGEQDFEEEECRVPFLVHPERMHQGENSGRILITGMEDRFVISVTAVNNPGGGVSAEDAFAKEALSRFLRLRLEEEYGQRDINILYDEMEKALDEIELMKGENSLLKLLRAEIFLGQENPSKAALLLDECRDDILKERQEKRELYCYYQYLRLKVQPDEYQKESLIRLMKKYLEEDRRLFWLFLLLMKLDDKLLENLPSLLAMMKKQFHMGVRSPFFYVWGCRVLNCSPEIIRAMGSMELQILYHCAGKGIIDQKLAVAVSRLTLTAKHFNRLQYRMLVKLYEEHPIKEVLEAICALLIKGECRMAEAFSWYEKGIKSGISLTRLYEYYLYALPGNYCYLLPKEVLLYFSYGGNELDLHSRAVLYKNVLVYLEPTDPLYQAYERTIEKFATEQLFESRIDKQLAGIYERMILKDVIDLPMAKVLPSILRSYRVECSNKNMKYVIVCYEEMAEEDAFLLDDGVSYVPLFSEHSILLFQDAFGNRYANIPYEKEPVMDRPELEERCFELYPEHSMLRLRACERILADGASNIEEVKILEGTLEDKNLRPLYQKLLLSKVIEFYSMQASDGLEGEEGAGYLVKLDKKVLSREERINVCDTLIHNNHMEEAFLMIREFGSEGTRTERLYELCTKMILKNLFDEDPLLLHLAYDVFREGKSDGVILDYLCEHFNGLTSQMYQVLMKGVSEHVETYDLEERLTAQMMFSGCSSKLDKVFGLYRSRKETGEMIVKAYFTIKCTEYFMEDKEPEEKVFAYLEGTVRAASVKGRLPTIYLLAITKYYSKRSALDEEQQKLCRNTVSFLLEEGLVFPYYKDLSKYIPMPEDIMDKAMVQYCGDRDSKVELQVRILPDEEEFHSEDISRMYQGVFVKQKILFEGEIMEYQVRELIEEAWVLKKEGSISCDTGVSRKASDSKFACLNEMSLSLSLKDENGLKNRMQEYLKKNAAAEELFPLM, encoded by the coding sequence ATGAGAGAACGGATCAACAGGCTGGCAAAGGGCATCATTGATTCAGAGATTCCAAAGATTAAGGTGACACCGTGGGAAATTGATGATGTGGTTCGTTCCGGCGGAGCTACCAGGCGGGAACTTGTCGTTACCAGTGAGAATAATTTACATATAAAAGGACTTGCATATTCGTCGAATTTCCGTGTCAGGCTCATAAGCGGAGCATTTGGCGGAACATATAACCATCTGGTCTATGAGATAAACAGTAGTTACCTGGAAGATGGAGATGTGATTAAGGGCTCTTTTTATCTGGTTACCAATGGCGGCGAGAGAGAAGTCCCTTATTCTTTTTGTGTGGAATTAAGCACATCAGGAAAAGCACTGAGTGATTTAAAGACAGCAGAGGATTTTGCAGATACGGCAAAAAAAGATATGGATACGGCTCTTCGTTTGTTTGAGTATCGGGATTTTGCCACGGCTCCCTTTATGCAGGAACTACATGTAAGGGCAATCTACGACGGATTAAAGGGAAGGCCTGACAGAAGGAAGGAACTGGAAGAGTTTCTGACCGCGTTAAAGGTGAAAAAGCCGGTCCAGTTATGGACGGAAACCGAGGAGCGGAGATTTGGGGAACTTGAGGAAGTTGTAATGGATTGGGTGATCATAAAGCGCAGCGACTGGGGCTATGTGAACCTGGAAGTTACAACGGACTGTGATTTTATAGAACTGCCAAGGAAAAGCATCGGAGAGCAGGACTTTGAAGAAGAGGAATGCAGGGTACCCTTTTTGGTTCATCCGGAGCGTATGCACCAGGGAGAGAATTCCGGAAGAATTCTCATAACTGGAATGGAAGACCGATTTGTCATCTCCGTTACTGCGGTCAATAATCCCGGAGGAGGGGTATCCGCAGAAGACGCGTTTGCAAAAGAAGCCTTGAGCCGTTTTTTACGGCTCCGCCTGGAAGAAGAGTACGGGCAGAGGGATATAAATATTCTATATGATGAGATGGAAAAGGCCCTTGATGAGATTGAACTGATGAAGGGTGAAAATAGCCTCCTAAAGCTGCTTCGGGCTGAGATATTCCTTGGCCAGGAAAATCCTTCCAAAGCTGCATTGCTCCTTGACGAGTGCAGAGATGATATCCTTAAGGAGCGCCAGGAAAAAAGGGAGCTTTACTGCTATTACCAGTACCTGCGTTTAAAGGTGCAGCCGGACGAATACCAGAAGGAATCCCTGATCCGTCTCATGAAAAAATATCTGGAAGAAGACAGAAGGCTCTTCTGGCTTTTTTTGCTGCTTATGAAGCTGGATGACAAGCTGCTTGAGAATCTGCCTTCATTGTTAGCCATGATGAAAAAGCAGTTTCATATGGGAGTCAGAAGCCCGTTTTTCTATGTATGGGGCTGCAGGGTACTGAACTGTTCACCGGAGATCATAAGGGCCATGGGTTCCATGGAACTCCAGATCCTATATCATTGCGCCGGTAAAGGGATTATAGATCAAAAGCTGGCGGTGGCCGTATCCAGGCTTACCCTGACGGCAAAGCATTTTAACCGGCTGCAATACCGGATGTTAGTTAAGCTTTATGAGGAGCACCCAATAAAAGAGGTACTTGAGGCAATCTGTGCCTTGTTAATCAAAGGGGAATGCCGCATGGCGGAAGCCTTTTCCTGGTACGAAAAAGGGATAAAGTCAGGGATCAGCCTGACGCGGCTGTATGAATATTATTTGTATGCTCTGCCGGGAAATTACTGCTATCTCCTCCCAAAGGAAGTGCTTTTATATTTTTCTTATGGAGGAAATGAGCTGGATCTCCACAGCCGGGCGGTCCTTTATAAGAATGTTCTGGTTTATCTGGAACCGACCGACCCTCTGTATCAGGCCTATGAGCGGACGATCGAGAAATTTGCTACAGAGCAGCTGTTTGAATCACGGATTGACAAACAGCTGGCCGGGATTTATGAGCGGATGATACTAAAGGATGTGATCGATCTTCCTATGGCAAAGGTGCTGCCCTCCATACTACGGTCCTACCGGGTGGAATGCAGCAATAAAAATATGAAGTATGTCATTGTGTGCTATGAGGAAATGGCAGAGGAAGATGCGTTCCTTCTCGATGATGGTGTTTCCTATGTGCCTTTATTTTCGGAGCACAGCATATTGCTTTTCCAGGATGCCTTTGGCAACCGGTATGCCAACATTCCCTATGAGAAAGAACCTGTTATGGACCGTCCGGAACTGGAAGAGCGCTGCTTTGAATTATATCCGGAGCATTCCATGCTCCGGCTTCGGGCATGTGAACGGATTCTGGCGGACGGGGCATCAAATATAGAAGAGGTGAAGATTTTAGAAGGCACGCTGGAGGATAAAAATCTGCGGCCTCTTTATCAGAAGCTTCTTCTTTCCAAAGTCATCGAGTTTTACAGCATGCAGGCCTCTGACGGTCTGGAAGGAGAAGAAGGAGCCGGGTATTTGGTTAAGCTGGATAAAAAGGTCCTTTCCAGGGAAGAGCGGATAAACGTCTGTGATACGCTCATCCATAACAACCACATGGAAGAGGCGTTCTTAATGATCCGGGAATTCGGAAGCGAAGGAACCCGGACGGAGCGGCTTTATGAACTGTGTACGAAAATGATACTAAAGAACTTATTTGACGAGGATCCTTTGCTTTTACATCTGGCTTACGATGTTTTTAGAGAAGGAAAAAGTGACGGCGTGATCCTTGACTACTTGTGTGAGCATTTTAACGGGTTAACGAGCCAGATGTATCAGGTGCTTATGAAAGGCGTTTCTGAGCATGTGGAAACATATGATCTGGAAGAACGCCTGACGGCTCAGATGATGTTTTCCGGCTGCAGCTCAAAACTTGACAAGGTGTTTGGTCTTTACCGGAGCCGCAAAGAAACTGGTGAAATGATCGTGAAAGCTTATTTTACCATAAAATGCACAGAATACTTTATGGAGGATAAGGAGCCGGAGGAAAAGGTTTTCGCTTATCTGGAAGGAACGGTCCGGGCGGCTTCTGTAAAAGGCCGTCTCCCCACCATTTATCTGCTGGCCATAACGAAGTATTATTCTAAACGTTCTGCACTAGATGAAGAGCAGCAGAAGCTGTGCCGGAATACAGTATCCTTCCTGTTAGAAGAAGGTCTTGTGTTTCCGTATTATAAGGATCTGTCAAAATATATTCCCATGCCGGAAGATATTATGGATAAAGCCATGGTCCAGTACTGTGGGGACCGGGATTCCAAGGTGGAGTTGCAGGTCAGGATTCTTCCGGATGAAGAAGAGTTTCACAGTGAGGATATTTCCCGGATGTACCAGGGAGTTTTCGTCAAGCAGAAGATATTGTTTGAAGGCGAGATCATGGAATACCAGGTGAGAGAGCTGATCGAGGAAGCGTGGGTTCTAAAAAAAGAAGGCAGTATAAGCTGCGATACCGGAGTATCCCGGAAGGCTTCGGACAGCAAGTTTGCCTGTTTAAATGAAATGAGTCTGTCCTTAAGCTTAAAGGATGAAAACGGGCTTAAAAATCGGATGCAGGAGTATTTAAAAAAGAATGCTGCTGCAGAAGAATTATTTCCACTGATGTAA
- a CDS encoding DUF5716 family protein, whose protein sequence is MDGLIIGLDLCDAYTRICCHDREKSWCFPTVICRKKDEDAWFVGEEAYAYTLVGEGIIIDKLIKMVRKEGTATLGGTKYEGLDLLKMFLKKILKLPMEEFFCDEVKQLVITMQKVDVKLMDALMYCADYLEIPRERVHIISHTESFVYYTLSQKKEVWSNQVGVFDLSEDSFHYHELKVQRGLRKMVVIAEDEALEESFNLDILDTPSGGKLADKILSSCADRLLQKKLFSTVFLTGKGFERHDWAGDSMKILCSRRKVYMEPELFARGAAFKGMDYLQDKTSYPFTCICEGRLHSTISMKVLHKERESQLVVAAAGDNWYEAKSSVDLILDHQDYVEFMVTPMDPKQKRLVKIPLEGFPDRMDRTIRIGISFGFLDEKTMAVVLKDKGFGEIFPATEAVIRQEVML, encoded by the coding sequence ATGGACGGACTGATAATAGGGCTTGACCTTTGTGATGCCTATACCCGCATATGCTGCCATGACAGAGAAAAATCATGGTGCTTTCCTACAGTGATCTGCAGGAAAAAGGATGAAGATGCCTGGTTTGTAGGAGAAGAGGCTTATGCCTATACTCTTGTAGGCGAGGGCATTATAATAGACAAGCTGATAAAAATGGTTAGGAAAGAGGGAACCGCGACTTTGGGCGGAACCAAATACGAAGGTCTTGACCTTTTAAAGATGTTTTTAAAAAAGATATTAAAGCTTCCCATGGAAGAGTTTTTCTGCGATGAGGTGAAACAGCTGGTGATCACCATGCAGAAGGTGGATGTAAAGCTGATGGATGCCCTTATGTATTGTGCGGACTACTTGGAGATTCCAAGAGAGCGTGTGCACATTATCAGTCATACGGAAAGCTTTGTATACTATACCCTCAGCCAGAAAAAAGAGGTTTGGAGCAATCAGGTAGGTGTGTTTGACTTATCGGAAGATTCTTTTCACTATCATGAGCTTAAGGTACAGAGAGGCCTTCGGAAGATGGTGGTGATTGCAGAGGATGAAGCTTTGGAGGAAAGCTTTAATCTGGATATTTTAGACACGCCTTCCGGAGGAAAGCTGGCGGATAAAATCTTAAGCTCCTGCGCGGACAGGCTTCTGCAGAAGAAGTTATTTTCAACTGTATTTCTGACGGGAAAGGGCTTTGAGCGCCATGACTGGGCGGGAGATTCCATGAAGATACTCTGTTCCCGACGGAAGGTCTATATGGAGCCGGAACTGTTTGCCAGAGGTGCGGCTTTTAAGGGAATGGATTATCTTCAGGATAAGACCTCTTATCCCTTTACCTGCATCTGTGAAGGGCGGCTTCATTCCACCATTTCCATGAAGGTGCTTCATAAGGAACGGGAAAGCCAGCTGGTTGTGGCTGCAGCCGGGGATAACTGGTATGAAGCAAAGAGCAGCGTGGATTTGATCCTGGATCATCAGGATTATGTGGAATTTATGGTAACGCCTATGGATCCAAAGCAGAAACGGCTGGTGAAGATCCCGCTTGAAGGATTTCCAGACCGGATGGACAGAACGATCCGGATAGGGATCAGCTTTGGGTTTTTGGATGAAAAAACCATGGCAGTGGTACTGAAAGACAAGGGGTTTGGTGAAATATTCCCGGCCACGGAGGCCGTGATAAGGCAAGAGGTTATGCTATGA
- a CDS encoding valine--tRNA ligase yields MKELEKTYNPAGIEGKLYEKWLDKKYFHAEPNKDKKPFTVIMPPPNITGQLHMGHALDNAMQDILIRYKRMQGFEALWQPGTDHAAIATEVKVIESLKKQGIEKEELGREGFLEKCWDWRKDYGGRIINQLHKLGSSADWDRERFTMDEGCSAAVQEVFIRLYEKGYIYKGSRIVNWCPVCQTSISDAEVLHEDQNGFFWHINYPIVGEEGRFVEIATTRPETLLGDSAVAVNPEDERYQDLIGKMLELPLTGRQIPVVADSYVDKEFGTGCVKITPAHDPNDFEVGKRHDLPEINVMNDDATINLPGSKYHGMERYEARKTIVKDLEELGLLVKVAPHAHAVGIHDRCKTTVEPLVKQQWFVKMEEMAKPAIEALKSGELKFVPERFDKTYLHWLDNIRDWCISRQLWWGHRIPAYYCDQCGEIIVSKEVPTVCPKCGGTHLTRDEDTLDTWFSSALWPFSTLGWPEKTEDLEYFYPTDVLVTGYDIIFFWVIRMVFSGIEQTGKLPFHTVLMHGLVRDSEGRKMSKSLGNGIDPLEVIEKYGADALRMTLITGNAPGNDMRFYWERVEASRNFANKVWNASRFIMMNIEKAPDAKAELSELTIADKWILSKANTLAKDVTENLDKYELGIALQKVYDFIWEEFCDWYIEMVKPRLWDDKDQTKAAAIWTLKTVLINSLKLLHPYMPFLTEEIFCNLQDEEESIMISSWPEYKEEWNFETEEHAVETIKEAVRGIRNVRTSMNVPPSKKAKVYVVSENQEILDIFEHSKVFFATLGYAGEVYLQKDKNGIADDAVSAVIHQAVIYMPFAELVDIEKEVERLKKEEERLGKELARVEGMLNNEKFVSKAPAAKIDEEKAKLEKYAQMMDQVKERLSQLS; encoded by the coding sequence ATGAAAGAATTGGAGAAGACCTATAATCCGGCAGGGATTGAAGGCAAACTTTATGAGAAATGGCTGGATAAGAAGTATTTTCATGCAGAACCAAATAAGGATAAAAAGCCCTTTACCGTCATAATGCCGCCGCCCAATATCACGGGGCAGCTTCATATGGGCCATGCCTTAGACAATGCCATGCAGGATATTTTGATCCGCTATAAGCGGATGCAGGGATTCGAAGCCCTGTGGCAGCCAGGCACAGACCATGCGGCTATTGCAACAGAAGTTAAGGTTATCGAGAGCTTAAAGAAGCAGGGAATTGAAAAAGAAGAACTGGGCAGGGAAGGCTTCCTGGAAAAATGCTGGGACTGGAGAAAAGATTATGGCGGACGGATCATCAACCAGCTTCATAAACTGGGATCTTCTGCCGACTGGGACAGAGAGCGTTTTACCATGGATGAAGGCTGTTCCGCAGCCGTTCAGGAAGTTTTTATCCGGCTCTATGAAAAAGGTTATATTTATAAAGGTTCCCGTATTGTAAACTGGTGTCCGGTTTGCCAGACTTCCATTTCTGATGCGGAAGTGCTGCATGAGGACCAGAACGGCTTCTTCTGGCATATTAATTACCCCATCGTAGGAGAAGAGGGAAGATTTGTAGAGATCGCAACTACCAGACCGGAAACCCTTCTAGGAGATAGCGCTGTAGCAGTGAACCCGGAAGATGAGCGCTATCAGGACCTTATCGGCAAGATGTTAGAGCTTCCCCTTACCGGCCGCCAGATACCGGTGGTAGCAGATTCTTATGTAGATAAAGAATTCGGTACCGGCTGTGTGAAGATTACCCCGGCCCACGACCCCAATGACTTTGAGGTTGGAAAGAGACATGATCTTCCTGAAATCAATGTTATGAATGACGATGCCACCATCAACCTTCCTGGCAGCAAATATCATGGTATGGAACGCTATGAAGCCAGAAAAACCATTGTAAAGGACCTTGAAGAACTGGGGCTTTTGGTAAAGGTTGCTCCCCATGCCCATGCGGTAGGAATCCATGACCGCTGTAAGACCACTGTAGAGCCTTTGGTTAAGCAGCAGTGGTTTGTCAAGATGGAAGAGATGGCAAAGCCGGCAATTGAGGCTTTAAAATCAGGAGAACTGAAATTCGTTCCGGAGAGATTTGATAAGACCTATCTTCACTGGCTTGACAATATCCGTGACTGGTGTATTTCCAGACAGCTTTGGTGGGGACATCGCATTCCGGCATATTATTGTGACCAGTGCGGAGAGATTATCGTGTCAAAAGAAGTTCCCACAGTATGCCCGAAATGCGGGGGAACCCATTTGACTCGGGATGAGGATACCCTTGATACCTGGTTTTCTTCTGCTCTCTGGCCATTCTCCACTTTAGGCTGGCCGGAAAAAACAGAGGACTTAGAATACTTCTACCCAACCGATGTGTTGGTTACTGGCTACGACATTATCTTCTTCTGGGTAATCCGAATGGTATTTTCCGGAATCGAGCAGACCGGTAAGCTTCCTTTCCATACAGTGCTGATGCACGGTCTGGTAAGAGATTCGGAAGGCCGCAAGATGAGTAAATCCCTAGGAAACGGAATCGATCCTCTGGAGGTTATCGAAAAGTACGGAGCCGATGCCCTGCGAATGACCCTGATCACAGGAAATGCGCCCGGCAATGACATGCGTTTCTATTGGGAGCGGGTGGAGGCCAGCAGAAACTTTGCCAATAAGGTTTGGAATGCTTCCCGCTTCATTATGATGAATATTGAAAAAGCACCGGATGCAAAGGCAGAACTTTCAGAACTTACCATTGCGGACAAATGGATCCTGTCCAAGGCGAACACCCTTGCAAAGGATGTAACAGAAAACCTGGATAAGTATGAGCTTGGAATTGCTCTTCAAAAGGTTTATGATTTTATCTGGGAGGAGTTCTGCGACTGGTATATCGAGATGGTGAAACCAAGGTTATGGGATGATAAGGATCAGACGAAAGCGGCTGCCATCTGGACGCTGAAAACCGTGCTTATTAACTCCTTAAAGCTTCTTCATCCTTATATGCCGTTCCTCACCGAGGAAATCTTCTGCAATCTTCAGGACGAAGAGGAGTCCATTATGATTTCCAGCTGGCCGGAGTATAAGGAAGAGTGGAACTTTGAGACAGAAGAGCATGCGGTTGAAACCATTAAGGAAGCTGTAAGAGGAATCCGGAATGTACGCACCTCCATGAACGTTCCGCCAAGTAAGAAAGCGAAGGTTTATGTTGTTTCTGAGAATCAGGAGATTCTTGATATCTTTGAACACAGCAAGGTTTTCTTCGCTACGCTGGGATATGCTGGTGAAGTGTATTTACAGAAGGATAAGAATGGCATAGCAGACGATGCCGTATCTGCGGTTATTCATCAGGCAGTTATCTATATGCCGTTTGCAGAACTGGTGGATATTGAAAAAGAAGTAGAGCGTTTAAAGAAGGAAGAAGAGCGCTTAGGCAAGGAACTGGCTCGTGTTGAGGGCATGCTTAACAACGAAAAGTTCGTAAGCAAGGCTCCGGCAGCCAAGATTGATGAGGAAAAGGCTAAGCTTGAGAAATATGCTCAGATGATGGATCAGGTAAAGGAGAGACTTTCTCAGCTCTCTTAA